In Mastacembelus armatus chromosome 22, fMasArm1.2, whole genome shotgun sequence, a genomic segment contains:
- the grhl1 gene encoding grainyhead-like protein 1 homolog, whose product MSQEHDNKRAVLVLQNEPGYGGQRRSFTTEDEAWKSFLENPLTAATKAMMSINGDEDSAAALGLLYDYYKVPREKRTIPQSKPDTLVSDVDPNKRHQIQPGHSIAPLQEAGMESRIQVLKGPFNILQLAQDKRAQFPSPDTTVTVSIATMPNYPPVKTEVPAHGFSVTVPNNCNETDNHVPGFDRQLTHNTVQFSPSTQSRTPPDSTFSESFKEGSQEVFSFPGDLQLRMASMTPEDYSQFDTVPGNNFEYTLEASKSLRQKTGDGTMTYLNKGQFYPITLREIDTKGMQQPITKVRSVVMVVFGEEKCRDDQLKHWKYWHSRQHTAKQRCLDIADYKESFNTIGNIEEISYNAISFTWDTNEEAKIFISVNCLSTDFSSQKGVKGLPLNLQIDTYSYNNRSNKPIHRAYCQIKVFCDKGAERKIRDEERKQSRRKGKVAELNPGLTFVDVKVPIIQKRNDVTIFKMMNDLETQPVLFIPDIHFSTFQRHPFSAEDGEDSSGMKRLPFSDEEFGSPTNKMPRLEEPKKVLLYVRKETEEVFDALMLKNPTLKGLVEAISEKYELPLEKVGKVYKKCKKGILVHMDDNIIKHYSNEDTFQISMEELGGMYKLTLTEI is encoded by the exons ATGTCACAGGAGCATGACAA TAAGCGTGCGGTCCTGGTTCTCCAGAACGAGCCAGGTTATGGTGGTCAGCGCCGCTCCTTCACCACAGAAGATGAAGCCTGGAAGTCATTTCTGGAAAACCCACTGACTGCCGCCACCAAGGCTATGATGAGCATAAATGGAGACGAGGATAGCGCTGCAGCTCTTGGCCTGCTCTACGACTACTATAAG GTGCCCAGGGAAAAGAGAACAATACCCCAGAGCAAgccagacacactggtctctgATGTGGATCCCAACAAAAG ACACCAGATCCAGCCTGGACACTCCATAGCTCCACTGCAAGAAGCCGGTATGGAGAGCCGAATCCAGGTCCTGAAGGGACCCTTCAATATTCTTCAGCTGGCTCAGGACAAAAGGGCCCAGTTCCCTTCACCAG ACACGACAGTCACAGTTTCCATTGCCACCATGCCAAATTACCCACCCGTCAAGACAGAGGTGCCTGCCCACGGCTTCTCAGTGACCGTGCCAAACAACTGCAACGAAACCGACAACCATGTGCCCGGCTTTGACCGCCAGCTTACCCACAACACAGTCCAGTTCAGCCCGAGCACTCAGTCCCGCACGCCCCCCGACTCCACCTTCTCCGAGAGTTTCAAGGAAGGTTCCCAGGAG GTGTTTTCCTTCCCAGGGGATCTCCAGTTACGTATGGCCTCCATGACGCCCGAGGACTACAGTCAGTTTGACACTGTGCCGGG GAATAATTTTGAGTACACTCTTGAGGCTTCCAAGTCTCTCCGTCAGAAAACAGGTGATGGGACGATGACGTACCTCAACAAAGGCCAGTTTTACCCAATTACCCTCAGGGAGATTGACACCAAAGGCATGCAGCAACCCATCACCAAAGTCAGG AgtgtggtgatggtggtgtttGGAGAGGAGAAATGCAGAGACGATCAGTTGAAACACTGGAAGTACTGGCACTCCAGACAGCACACTGCCAAACAGAGGTGTCTCGACATCG CTGATTACAAGGAGAGTTTCAACACCATCGGCAACATTGAGGAGATTTCCTACAATGCTATTTCCTTCACCTGGGACACCAATGAGGAGGCCAAA ATCTTCATCTCTGTCAACTGTCTGAGCACTGACTTCTCCTCTCAAAAGGGGGTGAAAGGTCTTCCTCTGAACCTGCAGATTGACACTTACAGCTACAACAACCGCAGCAACAAGCCCATCCACCGCGCCTACTGCCAGATCAAAGTCTTCTGTGACAAAGGAGCTGAGAGGAAGATCCGAGATGAGGAGAGGAAGCAGTCCCGCCGGAAAGGGAAGGTGGCTGAGCTCAACCCTGGCCTGACCT TTGTGGATGTCAAAGTTCCCATCATCCAGAAACGCAACGATGTGACCATCTTCAAGATGATGAATGACCTCGAGACCCAGCCTGTCCTCTTTATTCCTGACATTCACTTCTCCACCTTCCAGCGCCAC CCTTTTTCTGCAGAAGATGGTGAGGACAG ctcaggcaTGAAGAGATTACCCTTCAGTGATGAAGAGTTTGGTTCTCCCACAAACAAGATGCCGAGGCTGGAGGAACCAAAGAaag TCCTGCTGTACGTGCgcaaggagacagaggaggtgtTTGATGCCCTCATGCTGAAGAATCCCACATTGAAAGGCCTGGTGGAAGCT ATTTCAGAGAAATATGAGTTGCCTTTGGAAAAGGTCGGAAAGGTGTATAAGAAGTGTAAGAAAGG